CGAGAAGGCGTTGTTCATGCTGCCGACGACCATGTCGGTCTTGCCTGCCATGCCGGCGTGTACGGCGGCTTCGGCGAGCTGGAAGCAGAAAATGGCATCGGTGCCTTGAGCCGGAATGCTACGAACCATGTAGCTCGGGTCAAAGTACTTGATGTTTATTTCCTTGCCGACCTTGTCGAAGTGTTCCTTGATTTTACGCGTCAGGAATTCGCCAATATCGTTCTTCAAAATATTGCCGCTCGCGTCCTTGCGCTCTGGCTGATCCTTGAACAGTTCCTGCCCGGCGCCTTCGGCAACAACGATCACGGCATGAGTCTTGCCGCTGCTGTAGCGGCTCTCTAGAGCCTTGAAGAGACCGTCAAGCGTAAAGGGTACTTCGGGTACCAGACAAATGTTCACGACCGTTGTAGCGAGCGCTGCGTAAGCGGCAATAAAGCCGGAATCGCGGCCCATGAGCTTCACGAGGCCAAGGCCGTTAAAGGCGCCGTTGGCTTCGTTGTGGGCGCTGGTAATCACGTCGGTTGCACTGAGCACTGCGGTTTCGAAACCGAAGGTGCGGTCAATTAGATTCAAGTCGTTGTCGATCGTCTTCGGAATGCCAATCACCGAAATGGGCTGGTGACGCTTCTTGACTTCTTCAGCAATATCGTGGGCGCCGCGGAGCGTACCGTCACCGCCAATGCAGAACAGCACGTTAATGTTGAGGCGCATCAAGGTGTCGACCATGACCTTGGCGTCCTGGTTTCCGCGGGAACTTCCGAGAATGGTACCGCCGTCTTCCTGAATGGCGTCCACCACGTCGGGATTCAGGATCATCGGGGAATATCCGTAGGCCGGGTTCAAACCGCGGTAGCCGTACGGAATGCCGAAAATGTTCCTTACGCCGTAGTCGAACCACAGTACCTGAACAAGACCCTTGATTACGTTGTTCAAGCCTGGGCAGAGTCCGCCGCAAGTCACGATGCCTGCGCGAGTCCAGGCGGGGTCGTGGAAAATCGTTTCGCGAGGGCCGGCCGCTTCGAGCGACGGAATCGCCTTTCCGCTTTCGTGGAATTGCTGGATTCGGCCAATGTCGGCCGTAAGGCTTACTCGGTCAGACTCCGACACAAACGGAACGCCCTTCATGGGCGATTTTAAAGTTCCCTTGCCAACAGTTTCAATGGAAAGGTCGTACTTCTCCGGATTATTTAGAATGTCTTCCTGAGTCATGACATGCTCCTCGTTTTGCCTTTAGAATACATCTAGGCATCTTAAAAAATACTAAAAAATAGAGGGGTTAGTAGTACAATTTAGTTTAGATAATTGTTACTTAAAACGCCCCGGGTTAAATCCGAGGCGTTTTTTACAATGCTTGTTAAATAAAGTTCAAATTATGAAATGACTAAATGTCGAGCGGCGGGAAGTGTATCTTGGTTCTGAGACCCGGGCCAGCATTTTCGATTTCGATTTTCATGTTGGTGAGCGTGCAGAGCTTTTTCACCATGGAAAGACCGATACCGGTTCCGCTTGTAGAACGCGTCATTTCGTTTTCGACACGGTAGAATTCCTGGAACACCTTCTTCATTTCAGAGGCCGGAATGCCCGGGCCGTAGTCACGTACGGCAAGGTACATGTCACCGTTGTTCACGCGGAGCTCGATGCTGATCATCTTGTAGCTTGCATTCTTCGAGAACTTGAGCGAGTTGTCCACCAGGTTCATCAGAATCTGCATCACGGCGTCGCGGTCGATCAAGAGTGCTACGTTGTCTGCATCGGTGTCGGTCGAAACGGTGAGTTCAAAGCCTTGCTTTTCGATGTTCTTGCTGTAGGTTGCCACGAAGTCGTCAAGGACAGCCTTCGGACGTTCCTTACGGAGCTGCACGTTCCAGCGGTTGCCATCGAGCTTAGACAAATTAAGCACGTTCTGAATCAGGCGCGAAAGTCGGTCGGCTTCGCTTGCGATCTGACCGTAATAACGTTGTTTCTTTTCTTCGCTTGCAACCCAGGAATTCTGTAGTAGCTCGGCGTACATCTTGATAGCGGTAAGCGGAGTTTTGAGTTCATGGGTAATCGCTGAAACAAAGTCCTGACGCTTGGCGGCAAGGGCCACCTTGCTTTGGGTAAAACGGTAAATGGTAATCAGGCAGACTGCCACCACGATTAGAAGAATCAGACCGCTAAACAGAATCGTCATGTCGGCAGAGCCGCTCACTTCGCTGGAATACATCTTGAAGACGATCTTGTCGTAGGGCGGCGGTAGCGGACGCTTGGTTCTCAGTTCGTATTCGGCGTTGTTCTTGCCGATGGTCAGGAGTACGGTGTCTTCGTAGACCAGTTCAATGGCGTAAGGCAGCTTGGCATAGGCCAGCTGTTCTTCCTGGGTCATGTAGTTCAGGTAAATCGCCTTGTCTACAACGAATCCCTGCACAATCGGAAGCATGCCTATATAGATCGTGCGGAAGAATACGATATAGTCCGACGTCATCCGGATTTTCAGGTCGGTAATGTTGACGTTGGTATTGCTACCGGTGAATACGGGAATATCGGGAGCGATAGTCGTGTCGTTCTTGGCCGTTTCTGCCATGTAGGTCAGTGCTTCTTCTTCAGAAGTGAGTTCTACACGGGTCGGAATCTGCAAGTCCGGGATTTCGTCGTAAAGTTGGTCAATGGCTTCGGTGGAGTCCACGGTCTGTACCGTGCGCTTCGGAAGCCCGTTCCGAATATCAAGCTTGATTAGCAGGTACTGAATCAAGTCGCGAGTTTTCTTGCGCTGTTCCTGGTCGTCGAACGAGAAGTTGTCCCACATGGATTTTCCGATACCGGTACTGGTGTCGGGGTAGAACGGCGTCAGGAGTTCGCCGCTGTGCGAAATCTGGAAATGCCCGAGCAATCCCTTGCGGCACTGGCGGTACAGCGAGTCGAAGTCGCAGTACGGTCCGCTGGAATCCGGGAACGAGAAGAACTCCGAGAAAAGTCGGCTGTTACCGCCAATCACCGTAATGGAATTCAAGATACCGTAGTCTTTGTAGGAACGGCTGTTTTCAATATTAAAGTCCGACGAGAGGCGCAGGCGCAGGCTTTCGTAGGCGGCGTCGATCCGTTCTTCTATTTTCTTTTCTTCCAGGGCAGCGGACTGCTCGTAAGTCTTGATGAACAAGATGGTCAGGGGAATTGCAATGACCAAGAAAATGGAAATAAACACCAGGCGTTCGGTGATGATTGCCTGGTGCTTTTTGATATACGAAAGAGCTGCTTTAATCTTTACTTGTCGCATTCAGGAGCGGAACGCATCTGGTAGCCTTCACCGCGGAAGGTCACCAAGAGTTTCGGATGCGAAGGATCGTCTTCGATTTTCTTGCGGAGCTTGGTAATGTGGATGTCCACGGTACGGGTGTCCACAGAATCAGCATTTTCGTAACCCCAGACCTTGCGGAGCAGTTCGGAACGGGGAACGGCGTGGTCGCGGTTGCGCCACAGGTATTCAAGAATTTCGATTTCCTTACGGGTGAAGGCGAGTTCTTCGGTGCCACGGGTACCCGTGTATTCACGGAAGTTCACGCGCAGACTACCGGCAATGAGCTTGCCTTCGTTTTCCATGGTCTGACGGCTGCGACGGAGCACTGCGTCAATACGGGCCAGGAGCATCGGAACGGAGAACGGCTTCGGAATGTAGTCGTCTGCGCCGTACTTGAGGCCGTTGATGATGTCGTCATCGGCGTTCTTAGCAGAAAGGATGATAATCGGGAGGCTCTTGTCTTGTTCGCGGATCTTGTCGCAAACGGTGAAGCCGTCCATGCCCGGGAGCATGAGGTCCAGAAGAACGAGGTTGTACTGCTTGGTGAGGGCTTCGGCGAGACCGCTTTCGCCGTCGGCGCAATGCTTGACATTGTAACCGTTCAACTTGCAAAGGTCGATCAGGCCTTCAGCAATGGCGATTTCATCTTCGATGATAAGAATTTTGGTGGTGCTTGTATTTTCAGTCGTCATTTATTTTACCTGGGATTATGATTAAATTGCAAGGCCGATACCGACTTCTGCGGTCATGTTGCCGGCGTCGATTTCTTCCGGATAGTCACCGCCAATGTAGTATTTGAAGTTGGCGTAAGCGGCAATCGGGATAATCGGGAGCTTGGCGCGGGTACCGATAAGAATGTGACCGCCGATGCTGGTCTTAAGACCTTCGTCAAGAGCCTTGTCCTGAATCTGGACCTTCATTTCCTGACCTTTGGCCTGGAGAGCCTGGGACTTGGCTGCATCGTCCATAGTCGGGTCTAGAGCGATAGCCGCAACTTCTTCGAAGGTGTTCGGCTGAATGAAACTTGACGCGAATTTCTGGTTCAAGACAAAGGTGTTCAGGTGGTAAGAAAGACCGCCGCCGATATAGGGGCGAATAATCGGCAAGAACGTAATCGGGTAGGTGATAGAAAGGTCTCCGGTCATAGCGACAAACTTCGGATTTGCCTTGCCGAACGGGGTGCCGCCCAGTTCAATTTCGAGCGGAATCTCGGTCTTGGCCGAGGTCGGGTCTTCGACCCAAAGAGATGCGTCGTAGGAGCCGAACTGGATGTTCAAGGTGGCTTCGATATCGATCACGGGGAGAATATCGACCCATGCCTTGAAACCGAAACCTTGCATTACGCCGTCAAAGCCTTCGTGGCTGAGTTCAATCTTGTCGGCGATGGTAGCCGGTTCAGCGGCTTTCATCTTGGTGCCAAAACCGGGGGCATAGTGGAAGCCGACGCCGACAATGGCGAAGGACTGGGTGGCGAGCAATGCGCCAGCTGCGACTAAAGCTTTTAAGTTCATATTTGCTCCTTAAACTTTGCCTTTGAAATTACATTAATATTTCAAAAAGCGGATGTTATTTTTTCATAAAATACTAAAATCAGTCAATCGAGGGAACGACGACAATTTTTTTCTGCCCTTTACCGACCTTAATTTTGCCCAACTTGTAGTCCCCGATGACTCTTCCCTGACCGTCCAGAGCAGAAATGGTCACGTCGTGGTCCCCGGCATCGACCGGAATGCGGGTCACGTTGATGGTGTTGGGCATGAATAGACCGATACGTAGGTCTGCCTGTTCCAACTGGCTCTGGCCCACGTCTACGGCGATGTTTTTCACGAGGTCGAAGATCCCGTTGCCCGTGTTGGTCGCCTTCTTGGCCTTTTGGGCGGCGATTGTGCGGAGCACTACGCGGGTAATGGTACGGACCGCGGTGGTCGCGTTCTCGTCTTTCATGTTCTGCTCGAGTTCGGAATCAATATTGGCCACTTTTTCGGGCGTGACGCGCATGGTTCCGTCCAGATTTACGCTGAACATGCTTGTGCGCTGGGGCAATTCCTTCTTTTCGGGAAGGGCGAACCCGACATGGAATGTATTGCTGCCGGCACCTGCAACAGGGGGTGCGAAAACGGTAAACGTATTGATTTTTCCGGTCTTGCCGTCTTTATAGGTGAGGTTCATGGCGGTGCCGCTCACATAGGTGCCTGACAGGTACATTTCGCCCAAAATGGGGCTGTGGCCAGCGTAACCCACCACGATGATTTCTTGGCCCTTGGTGCGGGCGGCCGTTGCCTTGGGCGTGCTCGCGAGCGCTTCGGTCTTGAGACTCTTCAGGTCGTCTGCGCGGTCCATTTTGGTGAGGCTTTCATTGATGTATTCCCAGACTTCCTTGGGCATCTTCACATTGCCCTCTTCAAATGCCTTGGCAGCCTTCAGGTAGGCGATGGCGGCATCGTCTTCTTCGCCGGCCATATCGTAAACGATGGCGCTCAGGTAACGCAGCCAGCCGTTGTCGTTCACCTTTTCCTTGTCTTTCTGGTAAAGGGCTTCGGAGGCGATTTGAGCCCTACGGACTTCTACCAGAGCTCCGTCCAGATCGCCGATGGCGAGGTAGTTCAAAATCTGGTACTGGTACATCATCAGCACTTCAAAGGGGCGTGCCCTGTAGGGGCGAATATTATCGTTGGTGACA
The sequence above is drawn from the Fibrobacter sp. UWB15 genome and encodes:
- a CDS encoding response regulator transcription factor, yielding MTTENTSTTKILIIEDEIAIAEGLIDLCKLNGYNVKHCADGESGLAEALTKQYNLVLLDLMLPGMDGFTVCDKIREQDKSLPIIILSAKNADDDIINGLKYGADDYIPKPFSVPMLLARIDAVLRRSRQTMENEGKLIAGSLRVNFREYTGTRGTEELAFTRKEIEILEYLWRNRDHAVPRSELLRKVWGYENADSVDTRTVDIHITKLRKKIEDDPSHPKLLVTFRGEGYQMRSAPECDK
- a CDS encoding ATP-dependent 6-phosphofructokinase, whose translation is MTQEDILNNPEKYDLSIETVGKGTLKSPMKGVPFVSESDRVSLTADIGRIQQFHESGKAIPSLEAAGPRETIFHDPAWTRAGIVTCGGLCPGLNNVIKGLVQVLWFDYGVRNIFGIPYGYRGLNPAYGYSPMILNPDVVDAIQEDGGTILGSSRGNQDAKVMVDTLMRLNINVLFCIGGDGTLRGAHDIAEEVKKRHQPISVIGIPKTIDNDLNLIDRTFGFETAVLSATDVITSAHNEANGAFNGLGLVKLMGRDSGFIAAYAALATTVVNICLVPEVPFTLDGLFKALESRYSSGKTHAVIVVAEGAGQELFKDQPERKDASGNILKNDIGEFLTRKIKEHFDKVGKEINIKYFDPSYMVRSIPAQGTDAIFCFQLAEAAVHAGMAGKTDMVVGSMNNAFSHVPIEYAVSERKKINPNGALWHAVLGITRQQDYFSGKGKGK
- a CDS encoding sensor histidine kinase KdpD is translated as MRQVKIKAALSYIKKHQAIITERLVFISIFLVIAIPLTILFIKTYEQSAALEEKKIEERIDAAYESLRLRLSSDFNIENSRSYKDYGILNSITVIGGNSRLFSEFFSFPDSSGPYCDFDSLYRQCRKGLLGHFQISHSGELLTPFYPDTSTGIGKSMWDNFSFDDQEQRKKTRDLIQYLLIKLDIRNGLPKRTVQTVDSTEAIDQLYDEIPDLQIPTRVELTSEEEALTYMAETAKNDTTIAPDIPVFTGSNTNVNITDLKIRMTSDYIVFFRTIYIGMLPIVQGFVVDKAIYLNYMTQEEQLAYAKLPYAIELVYEDTVLLTIGKNNAEYELRTKRPLPPPYDKIVFKMYSSEVSGSADMTILFSGLILLIVVAVCLITIYRFTQSKVALAAKRQDFVSAITHELKTPLTAIKMYAELLQNSWVASEEKKQRYYGQIASEADRLSRLIQNVLNLSKLDGNRWNVQLRKERPKAVLDDFVATYSKNIEKQGFELTVSTDTDADNVALLIDRDAVMQILMNLVDNSLKFSKNASYKMISIELRVNNGDMYLAVRDYGPGIPASEMKKVFQEFYRVENEMTRSTSGTGIGLSMVKKLCTLTNMKIEIENAGPGLRTKIHFPPLDI